From the genome of Bacteroides sp.:
GCCTGCCGAACACCCTGACCTTACCGGAAAGCTTGCTCAGCCAAAGACCTGCATAAATAAGGCCAAGGTTCAGGATACGGCGGGGGGTTAACCTCCCGGTTAAACGCAATAGGTCGGCAAAAAACATGGAATATCGCAACACCACCGGCTTCAAAGCTTCATCTCCTCCATTATCCTTCTCACCAGCATCGATTTCTCGAGAAAGACCTTGATAAAGATCCGCAGGACGCTGTAGGAAGGGATGGCGATGATCATGCCGAACACCCCGCCCATGATGCCGGCCAGGATAAACACAATAAAGATCTCAAGGGGGTGGCTGCGCACGCTCTTGCTATATATCATCGGTTGCAGCACAGAGACATCGATGGTATTTACGATAATGAATGAGGCGACGATCTTCAGGATGAGCGGCAGCATCTGGGTATAGAAATCCAGGTCGAGGTTGATACTGAGGCCCAGGAACACTCCGATAAAGGTTGCGATTATGGGACCCACATAAGGAATGGTGTTAAGAATACCGGCAAAAAAACCAATCACCAGGGCATTTTCCAGGCCGAGCACCCACATGCATAGGCTGATGAGGATAAAAACAAGGGCAAGATCGCTTACCAGTCCGGTGATGTAACGGCGCACCAGGATCTTGCTTTCCCTCAGGATGCTTTCGGCTTCGTTCTTATAGGGCTTGGGGGTGAAAAGCAGCACCCCTTTGGTAAACAGGTGTTCTTCCTTCAGGAAGAAAAAGGTGATAAAGGCAATGGCAAGGAAACCAATGAAGATCTCTACGATGAGCCCAAGGACAGAGTTGAACACGGCTGAAAATCGCTCAAAAGTAACGATAGAGGACAACTCGCCAATGATTCTTTCGGATATGGTTTCGGAAGGCGCCAGGATTCCCCAATCGTGAAAGTGCCGTTCGAGGTAAAGCAAGGGTTCTTGTAAGCTGGTGGTGATGCTCTGGACGCTGATGTCGGATAGCAGGGCGGCCTGCCGGGTAAGCAGGGGCAGCATGAAAGAGAACAAACCGGCCAGCAGGCCGATCATTAGCAGCAGCGTGATGAAGGCGCTGACCCCCTGTGGTAGCCTAAACCGCCCCAGGCGCAGACTGGAAAGGAAGTCCATCACAGGCTTTCCAAGCAGGGCCAGGACGACCGATACCAGCAGGTAAATGACCACACGCAGAAAATACCACGATAAAAACACCATCACTGCGACAAAAAGCAGCAGCCAGAAGAAGCTCCTGAAAGTGGACCTGACCATAGACTTTATTTTGTTTCAGAAGGAATTTTTTTGATTATTACTCTTTCCTCATCGGGTTGGGGCTGGAAAGCCAGTTCGCCGAGGATCTGCAGACTTGTCGTCCGGTCTTTGCGCAACTGATCCTTGAGATCGCCCAGGGAAGGGAAGCGCATTTCATCGCGGATGCGTTCGAGGAAATGAATGCTGATCTTCTGACCATACAGGTCTTCGTCAAAGTCGAACAGATGTGCTTCGATGGTCACGTGATCCAGGTCAAGGGTGGGGCGAATGCCAATGTTGACCATGCTTTCGTGCCAGCGGTCCACTGCTTTGACCAAGGCCACATACACCCCCTGGGCGGGCGTTGTCTGGCTTTCATCAAGCCTGCCAAGGTTTGCCGTGGGGTAGCCAAGGGTGCGGCCAATCCGGTTGCCTTCCACCACGAAGCCTTCCAGAAAGAAAGCATGCCCCAGCAGTTGTCCGGCCTCGAGAACAGCGCCCTGTTCAACAAGCATTCTTACCGTGTTATTCTTGTTTTTATCAGCAATATTTTCCATACATTTGTGGCTTGCCTCCTGCTGAGGCAACGGTAAAGATATAAAGAAAAATTGTCGGCCACAGGCCCATTTTTTTCAAAAATGCGTATTTTCGCTTATATAAGCAGGCCTTGAATCAACTTTATTTTGAGTCAGAAAAATATTTCCCCGAAAAAGATGGAACCAAAAACAGGTAAAATTTCGCAGGTCATCGGGCCTGTGGTGGATGTCACCTTTGACAACACCCAGGAACTCCCCAATATCCATGAAGCCCTGGAAGTGAAGACTTCAAACGATATGCGGCTGGTGCTGGAGGTACAGCAGCATCTGGGGGAAGACACGGTTCGCACCATCGCGATGGATTCGACCGATGGACTTTCGCGCGACATGGAAGTGCACTGCAGCGGGGGGCCTATCACCATGCCGGCAAGCCAGGACATCAGGGGACGCCTTTTCAATGTCATCGGTGAACCCATTGATGGGATGGGACCTGTAAAATCCAAAACGCGTTATCCCATTCACCGTGATGCGCCTCGCTTTGAGGATCTGAAGACCGAAACCGAGATCCTTTACACCGGGATCAAGGTCATTGACCTGCTGACCCCCTATCCAAAAGGCGGCAAGATCGGGCTTTTTGGCGGCGCTGGCGTGGGCAAGACCGTTATCATCATGGAACTGATCAATAACATTGCCAAAGGCTACCAGGGCACCAGTGTTTTTGCCGGCGTAGGCGAACGCACCCGTGAGGGAAATGACCTTTTGCGGGAAATGATCGAATCGGGGGTAATCCGTTATGGTGAAGCTTTTAAAGAATCGATGGAACAGGGTCACTGGGACCTGAGCAAAGTCGACAGGGAAGAGCTGGCGCGTTCGCAAGCCACGCTTGTTTTCGGCCAGATGAACGAACCGCCTGGCGCGCGCGCCAGGGTAGCCCTATCGGGACTTGCCGTGGCTGAGTATTTCAGGGATGGCGCGGATCAGACCTCAGGCTCTGACATCCTGTTCTTCATTGATAACATTTTCCGGTTCACCCAGGCCGGTTCAGAAGTATCGGCACTGCTGGGACGTATGCCTTCAGCGGTAGGCTACCAGCCGACCCTTGCCACCGAAATGGGAATCATGCAGGAACGCATCACTTCTACCCAGCGCGGCTCCATCACTTCGGTGCAGGCAGTGTATGTTCCGGCGGATGACCTGACGGACCCGGCACCTGCCACCACTTTTTCACACCTGGATGCCACCACGGTGCTCAGCCGCAAGATCTTTGAGCTTGGGATTTACCCGGCCGTTGACCCGCTCGACTCCACCTCGCGCATCCTGACGCCCGAGATCGTGGGCGAAGAACATTACCAGACGGCCAAACAGATCAAAATGATCCTGCAGCGCTTTAAGGAGTTACAGGACATTATTGCCATCCTGGGGATGGATGAACTTTCGGAAGAAGATCGCCTGGTGGTGAACCGTGCCCGCAAGGTACAACGTTTCCTGAGCCAGCCTTTCCACGTGGCTGAACAGTTTACGGGCCGTCCAGGGGTGCTGGTTTCACTGGAAGACACCATCCGCGGCTTTAAAATGATCCTGAAAGGGGAAACGGACCATTGCCATGAGTCTGACTTTATGATGGCCGGCAACATTGAGGAAGTCCTTGAAAGAACCAAAAAAAATCAGCACAAAAAGTAAGCCATGAACCAATCGATGACGCTGGAAGTAATCACCCCTGAGAAGTCGCTCTACAAGGGTTCGGTGGTGCTGGTGCAGCTGCCCGGCGCCATGGGCTCCTTTGAAATCCTTTATAATCACGCCCCCCTAATGGCCATACTGGGAAAAGGCCGCCTGAAAGTCATTGATGAAGAACGCAATAAGTTTTACATCGACATTGAAAGCGGGGTGGTGGAAGTGCGTGATAACCTGATCAAGGTGATCACCCCCTGATTTTTTCACTGTATTAAAGCTTTGTATCTCAATTTCTTGTTGGGAAAAGGCTTTCTCCCGTTTAAAGGAGTATAAGCCTTCTCCCTGTTTTTCGTTATCTTTACAAAAACGTTTTTGGATGTTACAAAAAAGATGGGTAGTCAGGGAAAATACCAAGCCAGACTTGGTAGAAAAACTGTCTTCCTCGCTCAACATAGATCCCGTTCTTGCGCAGTTGCTGGTTCAGAGAGACATCACCAGTTTTCCGGAGGCGCGTGATTTCTTCCGGCCCTCGCTCGACAACCTGCATGATCCTTTCCTGATCAAGGATATGGATGTAGCCATTCGGCGCATAGAACTGGCCATGGAGCGCGGTGAGCGTATCCTGGTTTATGGCGATTACGACGTGGATGGCACCACTGCCGTCACTTTGGTCTATTCCTTTCTGAAAGACTTCTACGATAAACTGGAATTTTATATCCCCGACCGTTACAAGGAAGGTTACGGGATCTCGCATGAA
Proteins encoded in this window:
- the atpD gene encoding F0F1 ATP synthase subunit beta — its product is MEPKTGKISQVIGPVVDVTFDNTQELPNIHEALEVKTSNDMRLVLEVQQHLGEDTVRTIAMDSTDGLSRDMEVHCSGGPITMPASQDIRGRLFNVIGEPIDGMGPVKSKTRYPIHRDAPRFEDLKTETEILYTGIKVIDLLTPYPKGGKIGLFGGAGVGKTVIIMELINNIAKGYQGTSVFAGVGERTREGNDLLREMIESGVIRYGEAFKESMEQGHWDLSKVDREELARSQATLVFGQMNEPPGARARVALSGLAVAEYFRDGADQTSGSDILFFIDNIFRFTQAGSEVSALLGRMPSAVGYQPTLATEMGIMQERITSTQRGSITSVQAVYVPADDLTDPAPATTFSHLDATTVLSRKIFELGIYPAVDPLDSTSRILTPEIVGEEHYQTAKQIKMILQRFKELQDIIAILGMDELSEEDRLVVNRARKVQRFLSQPFHVAEQFTGRPGVLVSLEDTIRGFKMILKGETDHCHESDFMMAGNIEEVLERTKKNQHKK
- a CDS encoding riboflavin kinase is translated as MENIADKNKNNTVRMLVEQGAVLEAGQLLGHAFFLEGFVVEGNRIGRTLGYPTANLGRLDESQTTPAQGVYVALVKAVDRWHESMVNIGIRPTLDLDHVTIEAHLFDFDEDLYGQKISIHFLERIRDEMRFPSLGDLKDQLRKDRTTSLQILGELAFQPQPDEERVIIKKIPSETK
- a CDS encoding AI-2E family transporter, whose product is MVRSTFRSFFWLLLFVAVMVFLSWYFLRVVIYLLVSVVLALLGKPVMDFLSSLRLGRFRLPQGVSAFITLLLMIGLLAGLFSFMLPLLTRQAALLSDISVQSITTSLQEPLLYLERHFHDWGILAPSETISERIIGELSSIVTFERFSAVFNSVLGLIVEIFIGFLAIAFITFFFLKEEHLFTKGVLLFTPKPYKNEAESILRESKILVRRYITGLVSDLALVFILISLCMWVLGLENALVIGFFAGILNTIPYVGPIIATFIGVFLGLSINLDLDFYTQMLPLILKIVASFIIVNTIDVSVLQPMIYSKSVRSHPLEIFIVFILAGIMGGVFGMIIAIPSYSVLRIFIKVFLEKSMLVRRIMEEMKL